The Aphis gossypii isolate Hap1 unplaced genomic scaffold, ASM2018417v2 Contig00049, whole genome shotgun sequence genome has a window encoding:
- the LOC126553022 gene encoding uncharacterized protein LOC126553022, with the protein MSLPSASAKLKQVYYMPHHSVVRADSTTTKTRVVFDASCKTDLGTSLNDILVKGPIIQDELICIISRFRTHKYAMPADIEKMYRQILISEENRSLQTILWRSQPSDKLKEYCLNTITYGTSPASYLATACLEKLAQECEEKAPLASRAIKSDFYMDDLLTGANTIADAVNLREEVINTMNSAGFVLRKWISNEPALY; encoded by the coding sequence ATGTCATTACCATCGGCGTCCGCGAAACTGAAACAAGTTTATTATATGCCTCACCATTCTGTCGTACGCGCCGACAGTACTACGACGAAAACACGTGTAGTATTTGACGCGTCGTGTAAAACGGACTTGGGAACGAGTTTAAATGACATACTAGTAAAAGGCCCAATAATTCAAGATGAACTTATTTGCATAATATCAAGATTTAGGACACACAAATACGCCATGCCAGCGgacattgaaaaaatgtatcgtCAGATATTAATAAGCGAAGAAAATAGGTCAttacaaactatattatggCGATCACAACCCAgcgataaattaaaagaatattgtttaaatacgaTAACGTACGGAACATCACCCGCGTCATATTTAGCCACCGCGTGTCTCGAAAAATTAGCGCAAGAATGTGAAGAAAAAGCCCCGTTGGCTTCTCGGGCGATTAAGTCCGATTTTTACATGGACGATCTTTTAACGGGCGCCAACACGATTGCAGATGCTGTTAATTTAAGAGAGGAGGTGATAAACACTATGAACAGTGCTGGATTCGTATTACGAAAATGGATATCTAATGAGCCCGCATTATATTGA
- the LOC114128984 gene encoding uncharacterized protein LOC114128984 — translation MKALESLGHDPNAWGPMMIHIICTKLNSATLRAWEVQAPKSEISNVSDLIQFLNKRFQVLEAVEGAQNLHGKAEQKTRAADQKEKKYQRRTQASMHVTTSKFKCYMCEQNHAIYRCPKFIGLGVRERQVQVDKLGICAVCLSRHLGDKCKFNGCKKCGEKHNTLLHDQKAPEITAETSISTHATRSPIKQFLLSTAIIKIEGRSKEIFHARALLYSGSQCNFVTNDLAQKLQLPRKRVKFSISGVDNSMSQAHYSVKTTIHSKDMAYSGEFEFLTLPKITTNLPMQSFDTTKLSLPNYINLADPTYAIPGKIDVLIGAECFYDIIRPGKYKAAENGIIYQESELGWIAAGSTHNLAQTAVKSFVTMTKLMEDSANLNEQIAKFWQIEDTSKTPQD, via the coding sequence ATGAAAGCGCTAGAAAGTCTAGGCCACGATCCAAATGCGTGGGGACCTATGATGATTCACATAATTTGCACGAAACTAAATTCAGCTACACTGCGCGCATGGGAAGTACAGGCGCCGAAATCTGAAATATCAAACGTTTCcgatttaatacaatttttaaataaacgctTTCAAGTATTAGAAGCCGTAGAAGGAGCTCAAAACTTACACGGAAAAGCTGAACAAAAAACAAGAGCAGCAgaccaaaaagaaaaaaaataccagcGTAGAACTCAAGCGTCAATGCATGTTACtacttctaaatttaaatgttatatgtgTGAACAAAACCATGCGATATATCGATGTCCAAAATTTATAGGTCTCGGCGTCCGCGAACGACAAGTACAGGTAGACAAATTAGGCATTTGTGCAGTATGCCTAAGTCGACACTTGGgagataaatgtaaatttaatggcTGCAAAAAATGTGGGGAGAAGCATAATACGTTGCTTCATGATCAAAAGGCACCAGAAATAACCGCCGAAACGTCGATAAGTACACATGCTACGCGTAGCcccataaaacaatttttgttatcaaccgcgataattaaaattgaaggtCGATCGAAAGAAATATTTCACGCGCGCGCGTTGTTGTACTCAGGTTCtcaatgtaattttgtaaCCAATGATTTAgcacaaaaattacaattgcCGCGCAAACGGGtgaaattttctatttcaGGTGTTGATAATTCAATGAGTCAAGCTCATTATTCAGTAAAAACTACTATTCATAGTAAAGATATGGCCTATAGCGGTGAATTCGAATTTCTAACTTTACCTAAAATTACGACAAACTTACCTATGCAAAGTTTTGACACGACAAAATTAAgtttacctaattatataaatttggcCGATCCAACGTACGCAATTCCGGGTAAAATAGACGTATTAATTGGTGCCGaatgtttttatgatattatacgtcCTGGAAAATATAAAGCTGCGGaaaatggtattatatatcaaGAAAGCGAATTAGGTTGGATTGCCGCCGGCTCCACACACAATTTAGCGCAAACCGCCGTAAAATCATTCGTCACGATGACTAAGTTGATGGAAGACAGCGCCAACCTGAATGAGCAGATAGCAAAATTTTGGCAAATTGAAGATACCAGCAAAACACCACAGGATTAG